DNA sequence from the Oxalobacteraceae sp. CFBP 8761 genome:
CAGACCACCAGGCCGCCGAGGCGGTTGGTGCCAACCTGCGCCACGATGCCTTCGGTGCTCGACAACACCGGTGTGCCGCGCTTGGCGAAGATATCGATGCCCTCGTGTTTGCGGCCTTCGCTGCGCGCGCCACCCCACGTATCGCGCAGCGCGCGGACCTTGACGCCGTCAACGGGCACCGGCAGCGCGGTGGGCTTGGGCATCGACGCCAGACGCATCGTGTACAGCGCCCGTTCGATGGTGGGTTGCAGCAGGGCGTAGCCCAGGATCAGGATGACGGCAACCACGAGGGCGCGCAGGAAAATTCGCATGGTGGTCTCGTATTGACAAGGTGATATCAATCAGGTGGGGACGCTTTGCCGGATTCCCAGTCTGCAGGGCGGGTCATCCGGCGCGGATGCGATATTCTGGGCGCCTACAACCTCTGGAAAGAAACACCATGCGCGCAAGCCTTTGTCTCCTGTCCGTCAGCCTCGCCCTGGGCGCCTGCTCCAGCATTCCTGCAACTGCGCCTTCAGATTCGCCATCGACCGGACCCGCGACGGCCGTCGCAACACCGACGCTGGCCGGCACGAGCTGGCGCCTGGCGTCGTTCCAGGCGAACGACGATGGCAGCCAGCCACTGCGGCCCGGCACGCCGGATGGCTTCACGCTGTCGTTCGGCCAGGATGGCCGCCTGGCCGTCAAGCTCGATTGCAATCGAGGCAACGGTCCGTGGCAGGCCGTGGCCACCGATGCGACGGGCGGCACCTTGACCCTGGGGCCGGTCGCGACGACCCGCGCGATGTGTCCGCCCGATGCAGTGGGCTCGCGCCTGGCGCAGGACCTGCCGGCGCTGCGCACCTGGCGTCTGCAGGACAATCGCCTGCACACGGGTTTGCCGGCCGACGCCGGTGTCTATGTGTGGGAACGCATCACGCCATAGCCGGCACGCGCACGACAAAGCAACTGCCTTTGCCGGGCCCGTCGCTGTGCACGGCCACGGTGCCGCCGTGCAGGGCGGTGAGTTGCTTGACCAGCGCCAGGCCCAGGCCCAGGCCGCCCTGGCCACGGTCGATGCTCGTCGGCCCCTGCACCAGTACATCGAAGATCAGCGGATGCAACTCGGGCGCGATGCCCACGCCGGTGTCGCTGACGCTGACCGCTATCTGATCTCCGTCGCGCCAGACACGCACGTCGATGCGGCCGCCTTTCGGCGTGTACTTGATGGCGTTGTGCAGCAGGTTGTCAACGACCTGTTCCAGACGGGTACGGTCGCCGTCGACCCAGGTATCCGGGATCGTCTCGATGGTCCAGGCGTGCGCGCCGGCGTCGACCAGCGCCTTGGCTTCGGCGCTGCTGCGCACCACCTGCGCGACATCGATGCGGGCGCGGTGCAGCACGATCTTGCCCGACAGGATGCGCTGTACGTCCAGCAGGTCGTCGACGATGCAGGTCAGGTGACGCATCTGGCGCCGGCTGATGTCGCGCGCATTGGCCGCGACCTGCGGCTTGAGATTGGGCATGTCCAGCACCGACATCGCCCCCGAGATCGCTGCCAGCGGGTTGCGTAGTTCGTGACCCAGCATGGCAAGGAAATCGTCCTTGGCCCGGCTCTGGGCCTCGGCCAGCCGGCGCGCGCGCTGTTCGCTGACCAGCAACTGTTCGCGTTCTTCCTGGAGCGATTTGCGCACCTGGCTTTCGCTGGACAGCGCTTCGCTGGTCCGGGCAAGACCTTCGACCAGGGCGTCGACTTCCTCGACCCGGGTGCGGGCGGGCAGGGCAATCGCGCCGTCAGCCAGCAGCGTGACGGCCGCCGCTGCCTGGCTCAGCGCCCGCTCGAGGGTACGCCCGAGATACAAGACGACGGCCACCGCCAGGCCCAGCAGCAGCAGCAGCACGAGCGCCGCGTACCAGGTTGCAGTACGCGCAGCCGCCTCGATCTGCGCCACCGGCACGCCGATGACGATGGTCCAGTCGCTGCTTTTCGAACGGGTGAACACGCCGTAGACGTCACGCCCATCCTGCGTTACGTGGCGGAACACGCCGTGGTTCGCCGCGCGCGTGGCGGCCAGGAAATCCGCGCCCATCGGCTGGCCCAGTGTGTCCGACCCGCGGTTGCGCATGATGGCCAGCCCGTTGCGATCGAAGATCCCGACTTTCCAGTCTTCGCCAATGGCGTCATGGCGCAGGATGCGCTCGAAGAAGCGCACGTCGAAAATCTGGCTGACGATGTTGTACTGGCCATCTTCGAGCGGGGCCGGGACGCTGACCGCGACGGTCGGCAGTCCCGAATACTCGTCGATGAAATAGCCCGACACGAGGGTGCCGCCGGCAAGCGAGACCTGACTCGCCCAATCGCGGGTTGTTGACAGCAACTTGGTGCCGACCGGCGCCTGTGTGGTGAACAGTTCACGGCCTTTGCTGTCATACAGCACGGTCCAGGATTGGGCATTGTTGGCGTTCGTGCTCGAGGTCCAGCGATGCAGGCGCGCATAGTCCTGCTGGCGCATGCCTTCCGAATAAGCGACGGCGCGCAGCGACGCTTCGGCAGCGGCGATCTCGCGGTCGATCTGGAAAGCGGTGGCGCGGGCCATCTCGCGCACGCTGCGCAGGCGCGAGTCACGTTCCCAGTCAAGCAGCATGGACAGGCCGATCCATGAGGCGATTGCCACGGGTAGCAGGATCGCCCCTGCCATCAGGAACAGGTAAGTGCGGGTTTTCATCGATAGTCGGCGGCGGGCGCGACAAGAAGGCGTGATGCAGCAGATGCTGCGCGCCGTGCCGGGAAAGCGCGTATTGTACTTAAGTTAATAGTGGGATGGGTCGATCTCACGTGCGCGTGCAGGCCGGGCTTGTCAACCGTGCCTGCACGGGCACACCGGCATGTGATCAGAGAATCGGCGTGCCACCGGTGACGGCGATCCGCGCGCCGGAGATATAGCTGGCTTCGTCCGAGGCCAGCATCACGAACACGGGCGCTACTTCCTTTGGCTGGCCCGGGCGTTTCATCGGTGTTTCGTCACCGAAGCTCTCCACTTCATCCGCCGGCATGGTCGACGGGATCAGCGGCGTCCAGATCGGACCCGGTGCGACCGAGTTGACGCGGATGCCCTTGTCGGCCAGCAGCTGCGACAGGCCACCCGTGAAGTTGGCGATCGCGCCCTTGGTGGTGGCGTAGGCCAGCAGTGTTGGCTTGGGTTTGTCCGAGTTGATCGACGTCGTGTTGATGATCGACGAGCCACGCGGCATGTGCTTCACCGCAGCTTTGCACAGATGGAACATCGCGGTGATGTTGACCTGGAACGTGTAGTCCCATTCGGCGTCCGGGATGTCTTCGATGGACTCATGGCTCATCTGGAAGGCAGCGTTGTTGACCAGCACGTCGATGCGGCCGAATTCGGTTACGGCGCGCTCGATGACCGCGCGGCAATGCGCCGGATCGGCCAGGTCGCCCGGCACCAGGATCGCGCGGCGGCCGGCTTCTTCGACCAGGCGCGCTGTTTCCCTGGCGTCGTCGTGTTCGTTCAGGTACGAGATCAGGACATCAGCGCCTTCGCGCGCGTACGCCAGCGCCACGGCGCGACCGATGCCGCTGTCGCCGCCCGTGATGACGGTGGCCTTGTCCTGCAGGCGGCCGGAACCGCGATATGAGGTTTCGCCGTGATCGGCCTTGGGATGCAGGGCGGCTTCGCTGCCCGGGGGTGTTTGCTGTTGGGATGGCATGTTCATCGGTGGATCCTTTCAGAATTCAGAGCTGAGGGGGAGCCGACTTGAGCTGACTTTATTGAGAGCTGACTCGAGAGCAGACTGCATAAGACACCAGAGTGACAGTCGCAGCCGCGACGGTCGGTTAGGTGACACACCCAGGGGCGACCATGTTTCAGTAGCAACCACGATAGGCCGCAACCAGGTTTTCGGGTAGGCTTATGCTATTGACAAGGCCATACCAGGAGACCCGCATGTCCACAGCCTACGCAACCCGCCAGCCCGAGCGCGCCGAGATCGATTCGGCACCAGGCATTCTCGTCCTCGACTTCGGCACCGATTGGTGCGGATATTGCCGCGCGGCCGCGCCGGCGATCGCCCAGGCCGTCGCAGGGCAACCGGCCGCCAGGCACGTCAAGGTCGAGGATGGTCCCGGCCGGCCGCTGGGCCGGTCGTTTCGCGTCAAGCTGTGGCCGACGGTGGTCGTGCTCAAGGACGGCCAGGAAGTCGCGCGCGTGGTGCGCCCGGCCGATGCTGATACCGTGACTGAAGCGCTGGCGCAGGCGGCTGCATGAGCGTCGTCACGGCCAACAAGCCCCGTACCGTCCTGTTTGCCAGCTTGATCGGCACGACCATCGAATTCTACGATTTCTATATCTACGCCACGGCCGCCGTACTGGTATTTCCACGGCTGTTTTTCCCGACCGCTGACCCGGGCGCCGCGATGCTGCAGTCGCTGGCAACGTTTGCCATCGCCTTCTTCGCGCGTCCGGTGGGCTCGGCCGTGTTTGGCCACTTCGGTGACCGCGTGGGCCGCAAGGCAACGCTCGTTGCCGCGCTCCTGACGATGGGCCTGTCGACCATCCTGATCGGCCTGTTGCCCACCTACGCCCAGATCGGCGTGGCCGCGCCCCTGCTGCTGGCGCTGTGCCGCTTCGGCCAGGGCCTGGGCCTGGGCGGTGAATGGGGTGGGGCGGTGCTGCTCGCCACCGAGAATGCGCCGCCGGGCAAGCGCGCCTGGTACGGGATGTTCCCCCAGCTGGGCGCGCCGATCGGCTTCTTCCTGTCGGGCGGCGTGTTCCTGCTGCTGGGCGAGTTGATGACCGACGCCGACTTCTTCGCCTGGGGCTGGCGCATTCCATTCCTGGCCAGCGCCGTGCTGGTGGGCGTGGGCCTGTACATTCGCCTCAAGATCACCGAGACGCCGGACTTCCAGAAGGTGTTGGACAGCAAGGCGCGGGTCAAGGTGCCGGTCGTGACCGTCATGCGCGACCATCGCCGCGCGCTGGTGCTGGGCACATTCATCGCGCTGGCCACCTTCGTCATCTTCTACCTGATGACAGTCTTTGCGCTGAGCTGGGGCACGGCGCAGCTCGGATACACACGCCAGCAATTCCTGCTGCTGCAATTGTTCGCGGTGCTGTTCTTTGCGCTGACCATCCCACTGTCGGCGCTGCTGGCCGACAAGCGTGGCCGGCGCACCGCGATGATGCTCGTCAGCGGGGCGATCGCTCTCTTTGGCCTGCTGTACGGGCCGCTGTTCGGGGCAGGCGGCGCCTGGTCGGTCGGCGCCTTCATGGTGCTGGGCATGTGCCTGGTCGGCTTCACGTACGGGCCGCTGGGCACGCTGCTGGCCGAGCTGTTCCCGGCCGAGGTGCGCTACACGGGCGCGTCGCTGACCTTCAATTTTGCCAGCATCCTGGGCGCGTCAGTGGCGCCGTATATCGCGCTGTGGCTGGGCACGAACTACGGGCTGGAGTATGTCGGTTACTACCTGAGCGGCGCGGCGCTGATCAGCCTGCTGGCGCTGATCATGGCCCGCAGCCTGATACCGCACACGGCGAAGGCGTGAACGAACGCCGCTTCGGCGCGCTGACGGGACGTGCGCCGCACGTCTCCGATTCGGCGTTCCTGGCGGCACTGTATCTGGCGACGCGGCCCGACCTGGGCGCGTTGCCAGTGCCGCGCAGCGTGATCGAGGGCATCGCGCGGCACCAGCAGCAACTGCAGATAGAGGCATATGCACAGCGCTATCCTGCCGCCGAGACATGGTTGCTGACCGATGGCGAAGAAGCGCTGGGACGGGTGGTGCTGGACTGGAAGAGCGACACGCTGCGCGTGGTCGACCTGGCGGTGGCGCCCCACGCCCGCCGTTACGGCGTCGCGCGCACGGTGCTGGGGGCATTGCAGGACGCCTGCCGGGGGCAGCGCACGATCGCGCTGCGCGTGCGCGTCGAGAATGCCGCCGCACGCGCGCTGTACGCGGCGTGCGGCTTTGCCGTCGTGCGGGACGACGGCGCGACGCTGGAACTGGCCTGGGGTTGAGCGTCTAGAACGAATAGACCATCGTCAGCGAGGTCTGGGTATCCGTGTTCTTCTTGTCTTCGGGCACGCTGCTGTCGTTGCGGACGCTGAAACCTGCCTTCATCTGCATGCTGCCGTTGATCTTGGTCGACAGCGACGTCTCGGCCACCGAGTGGGTATTGGATGTGCCTTTCTCGACGCTGATCGTCTGCGCAAAGAACGCCGACGGGCTGACCTGCCAGCGGAACTGCGCCGCGCCGCGCACGGTCAGGCCGTCTTCTTCTTCGTCCGTCTCGCGCCTGCCGTTGAAGTAGCCCGGACCGATCTCGACGTCGAGCGTCTTGTCCGGCGCCGTGTACCAGCGCGAGCCGTAACCGACCGACAGTGACGAGTAGCGCACGTAGGCGCCGAACTTGTCGTTCACGTGCGAGCCGAGGACGAAGGCGCGCCGGCCGTCGCCCAGCAGCTTGAACGAGGCCTTGGCCGAGGTGGCCCAGCGCTCGGCCGACCGCGCGCGCAGCAGTTCGCCTTCTTCGTTCTCGTACTCGTCTTCCTTGAAGTAGCCGCTGGCAATGAATTCATGGCTCCAGTCCGACGTTTCGTGGCGGGCGTCGATCTTGCCCGTCACCGACGTGCCGCTCGTGTTGCCGGAGGTATTGATCGCGCCGAGTTCGGCCGAGGTGAACCAGCCACCATCGGGAATCGCCGGCATCATGACTTTGAGCGGCGCATGGACGTCGCCAACCTGGGGAAGATCGGGGGCCGCGTTGGCCGCGCCGTGGACGCTGACAACGAGCAGCGCCAGGATCGGGGATAGTTTCATCAGCATCCGTTGAGAAGCATGGACCGCACTGCACCAGACCTGCGCAGGGCAACCGGCCCATCGTTCGTGAATCGTGCGCGGCAGCATTGTCGCCGCGAGTTGGCCGATATTGTAACGCATCACCTGCGCGATGCGGCGTGCATGGAGACCCGGATCGCGCCGCGCACTGGCATTCAGGCCCCGACGTAGGCGATCTTGAACGCGAACAGCGCGGCGATCACCCAGACGACCGGTTTCACATCGCGCGCGCGGCCCGTCAATAGCTTGAGCACGGCGTAGCTGATGAAGCCGAACGCAATGCCTTCAGCGATCGAATACGTGAACGGCATGCCCAGCGCGGTAACGGCCGCCGGAATGCTTTCGGTAGTGTCGCTCCAGTCGACTTCGCCCAGGTCGGCCAGCATCAGGCAGGCGACAAAGAGTAGCGCCGGCGCGGTCGCGTAGGGCGGAACCACCGACGCCAGTGGCGCGATGAACAGGCACGCCAGGAACAGCGCGGCGACGGTCAGCGCCGTCAGGCCTGTGCGCCCGCCCACCTGCACACCGGCCGCGCTTTCGATGTAGGCCGTCGTGCTCGACGTGCCGAGCACGCTGCCGGCGACAATGGCGCCGCTGTCAACCAGCAACGCCTTGTTCAGGCGCTCCATCTTGCCTTCGACCAAAAGGCCGGCACGGCGCGCCACGCCCATCAGCGTGCCGGTCGCATCGAACAGCTCGACCAGGAAGAACACCAGCACCACATTGAGGATGCCAGCCGCCAGCGCGCCCGGGATATCCAGCGCAAACAGCGTTGGCGAAATGGGTGGCGGCAGCGAGAATACGCCCTGGTAGGTATTGCCGCCGAAGAAAAAGCTGAGCACGGTCACCAGCACGATGCCGATCAGGATCGCGCCGCGCACCCGCAGCCGGTCCAGCGCAACGATCACGAAGAAGCCCAGCACGGCCATCATCGCTGCCGGCTGGTGCAGGTCGCCCGCCTTGACGAGCGTGGCGTCGCTGGCGACGACGATACCGGCGTTCTTGAGGGCGATCAGGGCCAGGAACATGCCCAGTCCGACCGTGATGCCGACCCGCATCGAGCGCGGAATGCCGTCGACGATCATTGCCCGCAGGCCGACCATCGTCACGAGGATGAACAGGCACCCCGAAATGAACACGGCGCCCAGCGCCGCCTGCCACGGGATGCCCATGCCGAGCACGACGGCGTAGGCGAAGTAGGCATTCAGGCCCATGCCGGGCGCCATCGCAATCGGGTAGTTGGCGTACAGGCCCATCAGGGCGGTGCCGCCGGCGGCGATCAGGCAGGTTGCGACGAAGACGGACGCTTTCGGCATGCCGGCGTCGCCCAGAATCGATGGATTGACAAAAATGATGTAGACCATCGTCAGGAACGTGGTCAGGCCCGCCATGAGTTCGGTGCGGACGGTGGTGTTGTTGGCGCTGAGTTGGAAGAAACGGTCGAGCATGGTGATCCTGCAGAATACGGTAGGGCGAAGCATATCATTGCGCGTCAGCGTCACGGCGATCGATGGCGACTGTCAGGGCCCATGCCAGGGTGTTACCATGCCGGCACGATTCTTTTTTCATTTTCATTCTTCGACTTCAGACATGCCAAAAAACAAGCGTCCGGTGCCCCGCACCTCGAACAACACACGCGAACCGGACACCAATGCCCAGGCCCAGGAAATGGCCGATCTGGCGCTCGAGATTGCCGAGCGCGAAGACCTGGAAACGGGCGAGCCCGACACCGTGCGCCGCGACCAGCTCGTGCTGGCGGTGCGCAAGGCCGTGCGCAAGAAGCGCGACGAGGTCCTGTACGAGGCCATCGAACTGGCCCGCTTTACGGATCCACTCGCCTGCCGCGTGCTGCGCGGGTGCATCGAAGAAGAAGCAGCGACGCTGCGCGTTGGGCGCGAAGGCGGCCCGGAACACGAGATCGACGCCTTCATGGTGCCGCTGTTCGTGCGCAGCGAGGGCGGGTTGGTGGCGCAGGAATTGTTCCAGGACGAAGCGGCCTTCGAGGCGCTCGTGGCCAGCTTCCGCAGTGGTGGCCTGGACAGCCCGGATGCGCGCGTGATCCTGCTCCAGCACGCGTTCGACCTGGGCGAGATCGACCATATCGCCTACGGCACGCTGCACGAGATGCTGCGCGAAGCCGCCGCCTCGCTGATGGAAAAGAAATTGCAACCGGCCCCGACCATCGCGGCAAGCATGCGCGGCTGGACCGGCGAGCCGGTCGCGCCCGACGAAACGGCGCTCGAGCTGCGTTTTCTGCTGGGCTTTTCGTTCAAGCGCAGCGACGATGCCTTCTACCGGATTCCGAAGGACGAGGCCGGCAGCGACGCCTATTTCACGGCCCGCATGGACCGATACCGTGACTGGACCGTGGCGGCGGCGCCTCTGGTAGCGCGCTGCCTGGCGGCCGACCCCGCACGGCTCGACCTGAACTTTTTATACCAGGACCTGTTCTACGGCGCCAAGGAGCAGGGCGTGGCCGAGCTGGCGACGCTTGGCGTGCTGGCCGAGATCAAGGGCCTGCTGCAGGCCAAGGACCTGGCGCCGGAGGCCGTGCATGCGGCTGTTGCGCCGATCGATATGGGCGAACATATCCTGCTGCGCGCGAACCTGTATGCGCTGGATGGTGGTCAGCCATGGGGCAGCGTCGAGAAGCTGGTCGACTTGGCCGCCGATCTGGTACTTGAGGTCGACGAACTGTGCGACGCGCTGCTGTCGCTTGGCCTCGAAGGCGTGTCCATTGCCGTGGGCTTCAGCGACGACGGCCATGCTGAGGGCGCCGAACCGTACCACCCAGGCTGAGCTGCGCAACCTGTTCGGGCGCATTGCCAGGCGCGCCCGGACAGGTTGACGGTACTGGAATTGCCAATCTGTTGTGCAGCGCAACCTGTCTGAACTTCCAATTTTTCGGCGTGACTTTTGGTGAGTTTCGTCAAGATTTTCACTTCTATTCGTAGTGGAATTTCCTGTCGCGCTGTAGGACGCCACTGACAGGAAATCATGTCAAAAATCGGCTTCTCCTATGAAGCTCGACAAAAATCTTCCACTGTCCTGTTACATTTCCTGAAATATTGCTATGCACAAATCAAAAAATTAAGAAAATTGCATGTTACGATCCACTCGTCCGGCCAGGTTCCCGCGCGCAAGCAGCGGTGGTCCCGAGTAGAGAGAGAAGAACCGTCCGGCTGCACAATTACCAACAACTATAGCGCCACCAAGGCGAAAAGGAAAACTCACATGCCGACCCTCATCGTGTTCTGCCATCTCCGCTGGGATTTCGTGTTTCAACGCCCTCAGCACCTGATGACACGTCTGGCTCAACACTACAAGATTCTCTTCGTCGAAGAGCCGATGCACACGGATGGCGAAGCGCGCCTGGAAAAG
Encoded proteins:
- a CDS encoding DUF481 domain-containing protein; translated protein: MLMKLSPILALLVVSVHGAANAAPDLPQVGDVHAPLKVMMPAIPDGGWFTSAELGAINTSGNTSGTSVTGKIDARHETSDWSHEFIASGYFKEDEYENEEGELLRARSAERWATSAKASFKLLGDGRRAFVLGSHVNDKFGAYVRYSSLSVGYGSRWYTAPDKTLDVEIGPGYFNGRRETDEEEDGLTVRGAAQFRWQVSPSAFFAQTISVEKGTSNTHSVAETSLSTKINGSMQMKAGFSVRNDSSVPEDKKNTDTQTSLTMVYSF
- a CDS encoding NCS2 family permease codes for the protein MLDRFFQLSANNTTVRTELMAGLTTFLTMVYIIFVNPSILGDAGMPKASVFVATCLIAAGGTALMGLYANYPIAMAPGMGLNAYFAYAVVLGMGIPWQAALGAVFISGCLFILVTMVGLRAMIVDGIPRSMRVGITVGLGMFLALIALKNAGIVVASDATLVKAGDLHQPAAMMAVLGFFVIVALDRLRVRGAILIGIVLVTVLSFFFGGNTYQGVFSLPPPISPTLFALDIPGALAAGILNVVLVFFLVELFDATGTLMGVARRAGLLVEGKMERLNKALLVDSGAIVAGSVLGTSSTTAYIESAAGVQVGGRTGLTALTVAALFLACLFIAPLASVVPPYATAPALLFVACLMLADLGEVDWSDTTESIPAAVTALGMPFTYSIAEGIAFGFISYAVLKLLTGRARDVKPVVWVIAALFAFKIAYVGA
- a CDS encoding MHS family MFS transporter encodes the protein MSVVTANKPRTVLFASLIGTTIEFYDFYIYATAAVLVFPRLFFPTADPGAAMLQSLATFAIAFFARPVGSAVFGHFGDRVGRKATLVAALLTMGLSTILIGLLPTYAQIGVAAPLLLALCRFGQGLGLGGEWGGAVLLATENAPPGKRAWYGMFPQLGAPIGFFLSGGVFLLLGELMTDADFFAWGWRIPFLASAVLVGVGLYIRLKITETPDFQKVLDSKARVKVPVVTVMRDHRRALVLGTFIALATFVIFYLMTVFALSWGTAQLGYTRQQFLLLQLFAVLFFALTIPLSALLADKRGRRTAMMLVSGAIALFGLLYGPLFGAGGAWSVGAFMVLGMCLVGFTYGPLGTLLAELFPAEVRYTGASLTFNFASILGASVAPYIALWLGTNYGLEYVGYYLSGAALISLLALIMARSLIPHTAKA
- a CDS encoding META domain-containing protein yields the protein MRASLCLLSVSLALGACSSIPATAPSDSPSTGPATAVATPTLAGTSWRLASFQANDDGSQPLRPGTPDGFTLSFGQDGRLAVKLDCNRGNGPWQAVATDATGGTLTLGPVATTRAMCPPDAVGSRLAQDLPALRTWRLQDNRLHTGLPADAGVYVWERITP
- a CDS encoding M23 family metallopeptidase, producing the protein MRIFLRALVVAVILILGYALLQPTIERALYTMRLASMPKPTALPVPVDGVKVRALRDTWGGARSEGRKHEGIDIFAKRGTPVLSSTEGIVAQVGTNRLGGLVVWVTGPGGQRHYYAHLDRYSDVEAGMRIEAGRVLGYVGNTGNAKGTPPHLHYGIYETGGAINPYPLLRAEPAADAAAKESAPAATGR
- a CDS encoding glucose 1-dehydrogenase, which gives rise to MNMPSQQQTPPGSEAALHPKADHGETSYRGSGRLQDKATVITGGDSGIGRAVALAYAREGADVLISYLNEHDDARETARLVEEAGRRAILVPGDLADPAHCRAVIERAVTEFGRIDVLVNNAAFQMSHESIEDIPDAEWDYTFQVNITAMFHLCKAAVKHMPRGSSIINTTSINSDKPKPTLLAYATTKGAIANFTGGLSQLLADKGIRVNSVAPGPIWTPLIPSTMPADEVESFGDETPMKRPGQPKEVAPVFVMLASDEASYISGARIAVTGGTPIL
- a CDS encoding thioredoxin family protein, yielding MSTAYATRQPERAEIDSAPGILVLDFGTDWCGYCRAAAPAIAQAVAGQPAARHVKVEDGPGRPLGRSFRVKLWPTVVVLKDGQEVARVVRPADADTVTEALAQAAA
- a CDS encoding GNAT family N-acetyltransferase, which gives rise to MNERRFGALTGRAPHVSDSAFLAALYLATRPDLGALPVPRSVIEGIARHQQQLQIEAYAQRYPAAETWLLTDGEEALGRVVLDWKSDTLRVVDLAVAPHARRYGVARTVLGALQDACRGQRTIALRVRVENAAARALYAACGFAVVRDDGATLELAWG
- a CDS encoding sensor histidine kinase, whose translation is MKTRTYLFLMAGAILLPVAIASWIGLSMLLDWERDSRLRSVREMARATAFQIDREIAAAEASLRAVAYSEGMRQQDYARLHRWTSSTNANNAQSWTVLYDSKGRELFTTQAPVGTKLLSTTRDWASQVSLAGGTLVSGYFIDEYSGLPTVAVSVPAPLEDGQYNIVSQIFDVRFFERILRHDAIGEDWKVGIFDRNGLAIMRNRGSDTLGQPMGADFLAATRAANHGVFRHVTQDGRDVYGVFTRSKSSDWTIVIGVPVAQIEAAARTATWYAALVLLLLLGLAVAVVLYLGRTLERALSQAAAAVTLLADGAIALPARTRVEEVDALVEGLARTSEALSSESQVRKSLQEEREQLLVSEQRARRLAEAQSRAKDDFLAMLGHELRNPLAAISGAMSVLDMPNLKPQVAANARDISRRQMRHLTCIVDDLLDVQRILSGKIVLHRARIDVAQVVRSSAEAKALVDAGAHAWTIETIPDTWVDGDRTRLEQVVDNLLHNAIKYTPKGGRIDVRVWRDGDQIAVSVSDTGVGIAPELHPLIFDVLVQGPTSIDRGQGGLGLGLALVKQLTALHGGTVAVHSDGPGKGSCFVVRVPAMA